Within the Melopsittacus undulatus isolate bMelUnd1 chromosome 5, bMelUnd1.mat.Z, whole genome shotgun sequence genome, the region TGGATGGAGGACTCTGGGAGACACATGGGATCCCCCTCGTGCCCTCCTTGcagctctcctctccctgcaggtTCATGGCCGGGGCCTAAAGCTGGGCATTTACGGTGACCTGGGCACACTCACCTGCGGGGGCTACCCGGGCACCACGCTGGACCGCGTGAAGCAGGATGCCCAGACCTTTGCAGAGTGGGGTGTGGACATGCTGAAGCTGGATGGGTGCTACTCATcaggagaggagcaggcagagggtAAAAGCTCCCTGGCACTCCTCCCCTTGCTGCTCTGGTCAGGGCAGCTGGCTCTCCACAGCAACGCTGGAACAGCCGGTTCTTCCCTCATGTCTCCTGTTGCAGCTCATGGGCAAAGAGGAGGGAGTTGGGATGCCCTGGAGCTGGTGTGAGGCAGGAGGCCAGGCGGGCTGGGACAcaagctgctgccagctcttcCCTTCACCGGTTCTCATCTTCTCTCCTTAAGGCTACCCAGAAATGGCGAGGGCCTTGAACGCCACGGGCCACCCCATTGTCTACTCCTGCAGTTGGCCAGCATATCAGGGGGGGCTCCCCCCCAAGGTGAGGGTTGTCCCATCCAGTGGCTGTTCCCCATGTCTCCTCTGCCCTCAGGGAAGCTTTTgttggagctgcaggagccgGGCACTAAACCCTGCTTATCGCTGTTGCTGGTAGGATTGCAGCAGGTCCATGGAGAGGACATGGCCTCCATGCTAGGCATCTGGGACACTTGgggctccctgcctgctgagTGATGGGAGTCTGGGGAAAGAAGGCCCCGGGGCATGCCCTCTCCACCCCACTCAGCTGGTTGATCCTGACAGTCTTCTGATATGGGTCCTGTCTTCTTTAAATGCATGAAAGAGGATGTTCTTCTTAGTAATGTTTCTTGAGAACTtagtgtgtgtgtttatttccttttctatctTCTGAGTGAATCCTAAGCTGCCCTCATTCTTGCAGCTGGTCATATTTCCACATGGCCTTTGTGGTTGTTTTGCCAGACATATTATAATGGGATGTGCCCAGTCCTATTGGGGTATGACTCTGTTCTCCTTCACTGCATGATGTTGACCTTCTCCAGATCCCTCTGCCTTTCACACCCTTCctggaagctgcagctctcaacAAGCGTGGCTGCCCCTTCTCCCCCATCTTGCAGACTGGGtcctttctccctcctgccTGATGCTGTGTTCCTCTCCAGGTGAACTACACCATCCTGGCAGAGGTCTGTAACCTGTGGCGTAATTATGACGACATCCAGGACTCCTGGGACAGTGTGCTTTCCATCCTGGACTGGTTCTTCGCAAATCAGGATgtcctgcagccagcagctggcCCTGGCCACTGGAATGACCCAGACATGGTGCGGCTgggtgatgggtgctgtggaCTGGGGACCTCCAGTGATCCCCTTGTAGGGGCAGGGTAAAAGAGAAGTGCCAGGGGCAGGAGCCCTATCACTGCAGAGAGGGAAAGCTCGTGTTGCCCTTGGGGGTAGTGGTGAAGAGAAGGGTGTTAATGAGTGCATTTGAATGTGCACTGAACGCTCAGCCTCTAGCAGGAGTGAGCTCTCCCATCAGCGTAGGCTTCTAGAGAGGAAGCAAGAGTGTGTGAGAGGTTTCTGATGCGTGCTTACTCCCAGCAGGCTGCAGCATCGCTGACAGTGGCAAGCAGACAAGTTTGTAacccttttctgcctctccccTCCAGCTCGTCATTGGAAACTTTGGCCTTAGCTACGAGCAGTCACGCTCCCAAATGGCCTTGTGGACAGTGATGGCAGCTCCGCTCCTCATGTCCACGGATCTCCGCACTATCTCCCCGAGCGCCAGGGAGATCCTGCAGAACCGCCTGATGATCCAGATCAACCAGGACCCCCTAGGAATCCAGGGGCGCAGGATTGTCAAGGTTAGGAGGAAGGTGGATGTGTTTGGGAGGGCCgacaggagcagcacagggtgTCGCAAtaaggagggagagggaagtgATGCAGAGAAACATGAACAGGATtgctgtgggagctggggaTCTGCTGGTGTAGCAATCCTGTAGGACAAGGTCTGTGGGCCAGTGCTGATCCCAGAAGTTCTGCCTCACCTGCTCATTCCCACCCTTAGGAGAAGTCCCTCATCGAGGTGTTCCTGCGCCCACTGTCCCAGGGTGCCAGTGCCCTTGTCTTCTTCAGCCGGAGGGCAGACATACCTTACGTCTACACCACCAGCCTGGCCAAGCTCCATTTCCCTGAGGATGCTGTGTACGAGGTGAGCCCCATACCCCACAGCACCTGGATCCCTCTCTTGCCAGCTCCCTCCTTTGCCACCATGTGTGTTTTTTGGAAGGGCTCCCACTCCCTGTCTTC harbors:
- the NAGA gene encoding alpha-N-acetylgalactosaminidase, which translates into the protein MGPAVLSGLPLALGLALVLPSAALENGLALTPPMGWLAWERFRCNVDCRADPRNCISETLFFEMADRLAEDGWRDLGYKYINIDDCWSAKKRDAAGRLVPDPERFPRGIKALADYVHGRGLKLGIYGDLGTLTCGGYPGTTLDRVKQDAQTFAEWGVDMLKLDGCYSSGEEQAEGYPEMARALNATGHPIVYSCSWPAYQGGLPPKVNYTILAEVCNLWRNYDDIQDSWDSVLSILDWFFANQDVLQPAAGPGHWNDPDMLVIGNFGLSYEQSRSQMALWTVMAAPLLMSTDLRTISPSAREILQNRLMIQINQDPLGIQGRRIVKEKSLIEVFLRPLSQGASALVFFSRRADIPYVYTTSLAKLHFPEDAVYEVQDVYSGEIIRGLKTGDNFSVTVNPSGVVMWYLYPVAQPWRIVRQQAPREGFRPVLL